A portion of the Methanobrevibacter sp. genome contains these proteins:
- a CDS encoding TIGR00295 family protein yields MEIELLKKENTPENVIDHCKAVYKKAMKIATNFDNVDSDLIKQGAILHDIGRSKTHDITHAIEGVKIAKKYDYSEDVLNIIERHIGAGITREEAVKLGLPEKSYLPQTLEEKIVAHADNLVSGSEEVDIDFVIKKWKRRIADSDGNIKRLIELDNELIKAFEE; encoded by the coding sequence ATGGAAATTGAATTACTTAAAAAGGAGAATACTCCTGAAAATGTTATAGACCATTGCAAAGCAGTTTATAAAAAAGCTATGAAAATAGCTACTAATTTTGATAATGTAGACAGCGACTTGATTAAACAGGGCGCTATCCTACATGATATTGGAAGATCTAAAACTCATGACATCACACATGCTATTGAAGGAGTCAAAATAGCTAAAAAATACGATTATTCCGAAGATGTTCTAAACATTATTGAAAGACATATAGGCGCTGGAATAACTAGAGAAGAAGCTGTAAAACTTGGACTTCCTGAAAAATCCTATTTACCTCAGACACTTGAAGAAAAAATTGTTGCACATGCAGACAATTTAGTAAGTGGAAGTGAAGAGGTAGATATTGATTTTGTTATAAAAAAATGGAAAAGAAGAATAGCAGACAGTGACGGAAACATTAAAAGACTAATCGAATTAGATAATGAATTAATTAAAGCTTTTGAGGAATAA
- a CDS encoding DUF5591 domain-containing protein yields the protein MKVICSSEESLYRPEAVRWRQRMEMMEPLGDTVVLLPCSMKKPYSNSKSHQKFRKLTRSYQELIVTSPFGICPRELENTFPIQSYDVSTTGSWSQDEIEETGKLIAKYCEGKTIVANLAGGYLESCEAYVDDFINVCEDGRPTSPDSLYNLRMELKNHQRINRREKTLHELRSIAKFQFGENGDKFIPDNVKTKGMYHKRVFSDSKQLALLNKDHGLYRLNLYGGEVLKDLRIHIVEIDFDLTTNTVFAPGVVKADHKIVPNDEVVVVKDDVVVGVGKAVMTGQEMEECRNGIGVKLKHRLK from the coding sequence ATGAAAGTAATATGTTCAAGTGAAGAGTCTCTTTATCGTCCAGAAGCGGTTAGATGGAGACAAAGAATGGAAATGATGGAACCTCTTGGAGATACTGTTGTTTTATTGCCGTGCAGTATGAAAAAACCTTATTCCAATTCAAAATCCCATCAAAAATTTAGGAAACTTACTCGTTCTTATCAGGAACTTATTGTAACATCCCCATTTGGAATTTGTCCAAGAGAACTTGAAAATACATTCCCAATTCAATCTTACGACGTAAGCACAACTGGTTCCTGGTCCCAAGATGAAATCGAAGAAACCGGAAAGTTAATTGCAAAATACTGTGAAGGAAAAACAATTGTCGCAAACCTTGCTGGTGGATATTTGGAATCCTGTGAAGCATATGTTGATGATTTCATAAATGTCTGTGAAGATGGAAGACCAACTTCCCCAGATTCCCTTTACAATTTAAGAATGGAACTTAAAAATCATCAAAGAATAAACAGAAGAGAAAAAACATTACATGAATTAAGATCAATTGCTAAATTCCAATTCGGAGAAAACGGAGATAAATTCATTCCAGATAATGTTAAAACAAAAGGAATGTATCATAAAAGAGTATTTTCCGACAGCAAACAATTAGCTTTATTGAATAAAGATCATGGGTTATACAGATTAAACTTATATGGTGGAGAAGTTTTAAAAGATTTGAGAATACACATTGTTGAGATTGATTTTGATTTAACAACAAATACTGTTTTTGCACCAGGAGTTGTCAAAGCAGACCACAAAATTGTACCTAATGATGAAGTTGTTGTCGTTAAGGACGATGTTGTTGTAGGTGTTGGAAAGGCAGTTATGACAGGACAAGAAATGGAAGAATGTCGCAATGGTATTGGTGTTAAATTAAAACATAGATTAAAATGA
- a CDS encoding HypC/HybG/HupF family hydrogenase formation chaperone, translating into MCIAAPAHVVEINREDNWLYADFGGARQQAKIDLLPDVEVGDYVLIHAGYAIEKLTEEAAKESLEAWEELLEILEEEDKEMEKARMADLNQ; encoded by the coding sequence ATGTGTATTGCAGCACCCGCTCATGTAGTTGAGATTAATAGAGAAGATAACTGGTTATATGCTGACTTCGGTGGAGCAAGACAGCAAGCAAAAATAGATCTTTTACCAGATGTAGAAGTTGGTGATTATGTTCTTATTCATGCTGGTTATGCAATAGAAAAATTAACTGAAGAAGCTGCTAAAGAATCTTTAGAAGCTTGGGAAGAACTTTTAGAAATTCTTGAAGAAGAAGATAAAGAAATGGAAAAAGCAAGAATGGCTGATTTAAATCAGTAA
- a CDS encoding iron-sulfur cluster assembly protein, whose product MSEELVNNIKDAITVINDPHMGISIVEMGIVQNIKVDGDQAEITLKPTNPGCMSITRIAADAKVRAEAVEGIEKAKIIVEGHAMADSINEMINR is encoded by the coding sequence ATGTCTGAAGAATTAGTAAATAATATTAAAGATGCTATTACTGTAATTAACGACCCACACATGGGAATCAGTATTGTAGAAATGGGCATTGTTCAAAACATCAAAGTTGATGGAGATCAAGCTGAAATTACTCTTAAACCAACCAACCCAGGTTGTATGAGTATTACCCGTATTGCTGCTGATGCAAAAGTTAGAGCAGAAGCAGTCGAAGGAATCGAAAAAGCAAAAATTATTGTCGAAGGACATGCTATGGCAGATTCCATTAATGAAATGATTAATAGATAA
- a CDS encoding FAD-dependent oxidoreductase → MKNIVIGSGPAGRLGSLQLGRLREDVTLIEKNHIAGTCLNEGCMVVCALTDITKFIDSNKRFNEHGFIKSQLEVSYEKIVEKIVETQEKLRHLNQLENESVGNNVIYGEASIEGDTVKVNNESFEYDNLLVATGARPFIPDIKGNEFGLTNKDILKLDDVPEKLNIIGGGIIAGEIANIYSTLGSEVNILARSSFLKEITANTKKYVLEHIMKDITLYENTNVVEAFEDKVLLDNGEELDGVPFFATGRTPNSEIVEGIVELNNDKTIKVDEMMKTSKENVYAAGDVTGGYQLTPVARKEGITAARNMAGYSNKVSYNCIPQTLSLNMEVSFVENEKSQCPEEDKETIAIPAIAGPSAFWNILSGDTGYSEIEFDKKNNKINRINSISPSSVSDVAYLSYLMRMDYDLDDYDEFIEIHPSTDTNYKIIKNMWL, encoded by the coding sequence ATGAAAAATATTGTTATTGGATCCGGTCCGGCTGGAAGATTAGGATCATTGCAACTCGGAAGATTAAGGGAAGACGTTACCTTAATTGAAAAAAATCATATTGCAGGTACCTGTTTAAATGAAGGTTGCATGGTCGTTTGTGCATTAACTGACATTACTAAATTCATAGATTCAAACAAACGATTTAATGAACATGGATTCATAAAAAGTCAACTTGAAGTATCCTATGAAAAAATTGTTGAGAAAATTGTTGAAACACAAGAAAAACTAAGACATTTAAATCAATTGGAAAATGAAAGTGTCGGAAACAATGTCATATATGGTGAAGCTAGTATTGAAGGTGATACCGTTAAGGTAAATAATGAAAGTTTTGAATATGACAATTTACTTGTTGCAACAGGTGCACGTCCTTTTATTCCAGATATCAAAGGCAATGAGTTTGGACTTACAAATAAGGATATATTGAAACTTGATGATGTGCCTGAAAAATTAAACATAATAGGTGGTGGAATAATAGCTGGGGAAATAGCTAATATCTATTCCACATTAGGCAGTGAAGTTAATATCCTTGCAAGAAGCTCATTTTTAAAAGAGATTACTGCAAATACCAAAAAATATGTTTTAGAACATATAATGAAGGACATAACTCTTTATGAAAATACAAATGTTGTGGAAGCATTTGAAGATAAAGTTTTGCTTGATAATGGTGAAGAATTAGATGGAGTTCCATTTTTTGCAACCGGAAGAACCCCAAACAGTGAAATTGTTGAAGGAATTGTTGAGTTAAACAATGACAAAACAATCAAAGTTGACGAAATGATGAAAACTTCTAAAGAGAATGTATATGCTGCAGGTGATGTTACTGGAGGTTATCAGTTGACACCAGTAGCAAGAAAAGAGGGCATCACAGCAGCAAGGAATATGGCAGGATACTCAAATAAAGTAAGCTACAATTGTATTCCTCAAACATTAAGTTTGAACATGGAAGTGAGTTTTGTTGAAAATGAAAAATCACAATGCCCTGAAGAAGACAAGGAAACAATTGCAATTCCCGCAATAGCAGGACCTTCAGCATTTTGGAACATTTTATCTGGAGATACAGGATATTCAGAAATTGAATTCGATAAGAAAAACAACAAAATAAATAGAATTAATTCAATTTCCCCATCCTCAGTAAGTGACGTTGCATATCTATCTTATTTAATGAGAATGGATTATGATTTAGATGATTATGATGAATTTATAGAAATTCACCCATCTACAGATACAAATTATAAAATTATAAAAAATATGTGGTTATAA
- a CDS encoding amino acid-binding protein, producing the protein MWEKINEKFKKYPARIRVAEKMIELGLSLSEDGKIYCGNLKISDKALATAADVDRRAIKSTIEVIQEDEELYNLFSNIMPAGTLLKNIAKNLKLGVIEIECGSESDGVLSNTTNLITKKGIGIRQAYAEDTELQESPILTIITEEVVSGDLINEFLKIKGVTRVSIY; encoded by the coding sequence ATGTGGGAAAAAATTAATGAAAAATTCAAAAAATACCCTGCAAGAATTAGAGTAGCAGAAAAAATGATTGAACTCGGACTATCTTTAAGTGAAGATGGTAAAATATATTGTGGAAATTTAAAAATAAGCGATAAAGCATTGGCAACAGCAGCTGATGTCGATAGAAGAGCAATTAAATCTACAATTGAAGTAATACAAGAAGATGAAGAATTATACAATCTTTTCAGCAACATCATGCCAGCAGGAACACTTCTAAAAAATATTGCAAAAAATTTGAAATTAGGAGTAATAGAAATAGAATGTGGATCTGAAAGCGATGGAGTACTCTCAAACACTACAAATTTAATTACAAAAAAAGGAATTGGAATAAGACAAGCTTATGCCGAAGATACAGAACTCCAAGAAAGTCCAATTTTAACCATTATAACCGAAGAGGTTGTAAGTGGTGATTTAATAAATGAATTTTTAAAAATAAAAGGAGTAACAAGAGTGTCTATTTACTGA
- a CDS encoding DegT/DnrJ/EryC1/StrS family aminotransferase: MNIPFSPPDISEKEIEEVISALRSGWITTGPKTKEFERRISEYCKSDKTVCLSAATTALEMTLRLLGIGDGDEVIVPAYTYTATCSVICHVGATPVIIDSQEDKEEMDYTKVEEAITEKTKAIMPVDIAGILCNYDKIYEIIENKKGLFTSNNELQDAFGRIIVLADCAHGFGAVQNNKTAGTLADFTCFSFHAVKNLTTAEGGAVTWKKHEGIDSEKLYKQLQILSLHGQTKDALEKTKKGSWEYDILLPAYKCNMTDVQAGIGLGQLERYDSMLKRRHEIIKKYDEGFKDSKVICPKHFSENSTSSGHLYLTRIKDITLEQRNEIIVKMDEKGISTNVHYKPLPMLTAYKNLGFDIADYPNAYNLFKNEISLPVYSTLSDKEVEYIIENLLSILEEY, encoded by the coding sequence GAATTTGAAAGAAGAATAAGTGAATACTGTAAAAGTGACAAAACCGTTTGTTTAAGTGCTGCAACTACTGCTTTAGAAATGACTTTAAGGTTATTGGGTATTGGAGACGGCGATGAGGTAATTGTACCCGCATACACTTATACTGCAACTTGTAGTGTAATATGTCACGTGGGAGCTACCCCAGTAATAATTGACAGTCAAGAAGATAAAGAAGAAATGGATTACACAAAAGTTGAAGAGGCAATTACTGAAAAAACAAAAGCAATAATGCCAGTGGATATTGCAGGTATCTTATGTAATTATGATAAGATATATGAAATAATTGAAAATAAAAAAGGATTGTTTACTTCCAATAACGAACTTCAAGATGCCTTTGGCAGAATTATTGTATTGGCTGATTGTGCTCATGGTTTTGGAGCTGTTCAAAATAATAAAACTGCAGGAACTCTTGCTGATTTTACCTGTTTTTCATTCCATGCAGTTAAAAATTTAACAACAGCAGAAGGTGGAGCAGTAACCTGGAAGAAACATGAAGGTATCGATTCAGAAAAATTATACAAACAGTTACAAATCCTTTCACTTCACGGTCAGACAAAAGATGCATTAGAGAAAACCAAAAAAGGATCATGGGAATATGACATTCTCCTTCCAGCATACAAATGCAATATGACTGACGTTCAAGCAGGAATCGGACTTGGACAACTTGAAAGATATGATTCCATGCTTAAAAGAAGACATGAAATCATTAAAAAATATGATGAAGGATTTAAAGACAGCAAAGTTATTTGCCCTAAACATTTCTCTGAAAATTCAACATCTTCAGGCCATTTATACTTAACTAGAATCAAAGACATTACTTTAGAACAAAGGAATGAAATAATAGTTAAAATGGATGAAAAAGGAATAAGCACCAACGTGCATTATAAACCATTACCTATGCTCACTGCATATAAAAATTTAGGTTTTGATATTGCAGATTACCCTAATGCATACAATTTATTCAAAAATGAAATAAGTTTACCAGTATATTCCACTTTAAGTGATAAAGAAGTAGAATATATTATTGAAAATTTATTATCCATTTTAGAAGAATATTAA
- a CDS encoding glycosyltransferase, translating into MKAFFTVTGRGLGGDAVVAINTMEALRKRGVECEIGLNETASGDLFEKNGFTVRKISIPHAGGHAATKLSAIKGALKLLTATFKARSAIRKSNADFVVGVLGGGAIVGSLGAKFAGKPCISLISTPLDSKVCPKFNSCYVLPELDKFRLDTLPKNMERSFYPLTDDIGEGDEDIALQKLKEYPNFDENKKTIIFSSGSSIFKGMIDAMSLVAGATDKYNLVLIGRPLKEEYYDLIDEEKVVYVGFIDWVKDLFKFADLAVLTDDGVSLEEAMICEKPIIALTRVKWGRYQNMAGVFKGAIIESEVTDVCKSIQEAFENYDSLKENAEMYGKKCFKAADSLADGILKKVE; encoded by the coding sequence ATGAAAGCATTTTTTACGGTTACAGGAAGAGGTTTAGGTGGTGATGCAGTTGTCGCAATCAACACAATGGAAGCCCTTAGAAAAAGGGGGGTGGAGTGTGAAATTGGTTTAAATGAAACTGCTTCCGGCGATCTTTTTGAAAAAAATGGTTTTACTGTACGTAAAATTTCAATACCTCATGCGGGAGGTCATGCAGCAACCAAACTGTCTGCAATAAAAGGTGCTTTAAAACTATTAACCGCAACTTTCAAAGCAAGGTCTGCTATTAGGAAATCAAATGCTGATTTTGTAGTTGGTGTCTTGGGCGGGGGTGCAATTGTAGGTTCTTTAGGTGCTAAATTCGCTGGAAAACCTTGCATTTCTTTAATTTCAACACCTTTGGATTCAAAGGTATGTCCTAAATTTAATTCTTGTTATGTATTGCCTGAATTGGATAAATTTAGATTAGATACTCTTCCTAAAAATATGGAAAGATCATTTTATCCGCTGACTGATGATATTGGTGAAGGAGATGAAGATATTGCTCTTCAAAAATTAAAAGAGTATCCTAATTTTGATGAAAACAAAAAGACAATTATATTTTCTTCAGGTTCTTCAATCTTTAAAGGAATGATTGATGCTATGAGTTTAGTAGCTGGAGCAACTGATAAATATAATCTTGTTTTAATTGGCCGTCCTTTAAAAGAAGAATATTATGATTTAATTGATGAAGAAAAAGTGGTTTATGTTGGTTTCATTGATTGGGTTAAAGATTTATTCAAATTTGCTGATCTGGCTGTTTTAACAGATGATGGTGTTTCTCTTGAGGAAGCTATGATTTGTGAAAAGCCAATTATTGCTCTTACACGCGTAAAATGGGGAAGATATCAGAATATGGCTGGTGTATTCAAGGGAGCTATTATTGAATCTGAAGTCACTGATGTATGTAAAAGCATACAAGAAGCGTTTGAAAATTATGATTCCCTAAAAGAAAATGCTGAAATGTATGGTAAAAAATGTTTCAAAGCTGCTGATAGTTTAGCAGATGGAATATTAAAAAAAGTAGAATAG
- a CDS encoding prephenate dehydrogenase, with amino-acid sequence MIKMNVGIIGGSDGLGKTIVYYLRDEFDVYITGRDHKKGKSVADSLNVNYIESNTDLANISDILIISVPIHHTSNVIREVAPFMKPGSLMMDVTSVKEEPSKTMEEVLPDHVEYIPTHPIFGPRTTELDNQVIVLTATKKGEWYDKVYNYFNDQHMRIIETTAQKHDYMMSIVQVLTHFSFISTASAIEKLKVDISETEDYESPIYNLMIDMIARIVAQNPYLTYYIQSMNNNGPKIRNTFADAVIELRDVINNKDDEKFVEIAIKATKHMGDIKNALGRSDKAINGLNHEFTLLNKSIGSEVGLRHIYSGKIHVGILEKIENKTAILRKRNNIKRLRVANIEVLSEKELYDWKIINFDNKVESISCVFSKNVNIEIIENTVKNIANIIDITLTDKYNGPQISDDSISLTFEVVALSKEDIEKVKELFTGFGGVIR; translated from the coding sequence ATGATTAAAATGAATGTTGGAATTATTGGAGGTAGTGACGGTTTAGGTAAGACCATCGTCTACTACTTGAGAGATGAATTTGATGTATATATAACTGGAAGAGATCATAAAAAAGGTAAAAGCGTTGCAGATAGCTTAAATGTAAACTATATTGAATCAAATACTGATTTGGCAAATATTAGTGACATATTGATTATTTCAGTTCCAATTCACCACACATCCAACGTGATACGTGAAGTGGCACCATTTATGAAACCAGGTTCATTAATGATGGATGTAACTTCAGTTAAGGAAGAACCTTCAAAGACCATGGAAGAAGTATTGCCAGACCATGTAGAATATATTCCAACACATCCTATCTTTGGTCCAAGAACAACAGAGTTGGACAATCAGGTAATTGTTTTGACTGCCACCAAAAAAGGTGAATGGTACGATAAAGTCTACAATTACTTCAATGACCAACATATGAGAATAATTGAAACTACTGCTCAAAAACATGATTATATGATGAGTATTGTGCAAGTACTAACTCATTTTTCATTTATTTCAACAGCATCAGCAATTGAAAAATTAAAAGTGGACATTTCTGAAACTGAAGATTACGAAAGCCCAATTTACAATCTCATGATTGATATGATTGCCCGTATTGTTGCACAAAATCCTTACTTAACATATTATATCCAATCCATGAACAACAACGGCCCTAAAATTAGAAATACTTTTGCAGATGCAGTTATTGAGTTAAGAGATGTAATAAATAACAAGGATGATGAAAAATTTGTGGAAATTGCAATTAAAGCTACCAAACACATGGGAGATATTAAAAATGCATTGGGTAGAAGTGATAAAGCAATAAACGGTCTTAATCATGAATTCACATTATTAAATAAATCAATAGGCAGCGAAGTTGGATTAAGGCATATTTACTCAGGAAAAATTCATGTTGGAATTTTGGAAAAAATAGAAAATAAGACCGCTATCCTAAGAAAGAGAAACAACATTAAAAGATTGCGTGTAGCAAACATTGAAGTTTTAAGTGAAAAAGAGCTTTATGATTGGAAAATCATTAATTTTGACAATAAGGTAGAATCAATCAGTTGTGTCTTCTCAAAGAATGTCAACATTGAAATAATTGAAAACACTGTTAAAAATATTGCCAACATAATTGATATTACATTAACTGACAAATATAATGGACCTCAAATCAGTGATGATTCCATCAGCTTGACTTTTGAAGTTGTTGCATTATCCAAAGAAGATATTGAAAAAGTTAAAGAATTATTCACTGGATTTGGCGGAGTCATCAGATAA
- a CDS encoding cell wall biosynthesis protein, with translation MFYSSIIIALIIVFIITAVSTAVLDIIFRFLGKMGYLGNLYPNVRGGIPRAIGVVPFIVLSFFMLPKCNSMILIIGIFALIDDILGRKKCVPLGIEWGQLSRGIGIILVMVAGIIEGYWISAILIALMVQPLNISDMQPGSTCIVTMIMSVITMVLMLIVGSPMVSELPAVYTPLLIFVVCAAYSPLDFSGKIMLGEVGNHTFGVALGLAFYLVGGLWSVILLGFITVALIAFVRRNTLRVFFRQNLNIVNPTFGDYFMDVLSGGGLGDLFRRLLLKDKKYVITNPLLISLGFRRLLFNPYATHSRKYTSKKIPKLGKEV, from the coding sequence ATGTTTTATTCATCGATTATTATTGCATTAATTATTGTTTTTATCATAACTGCAGTAAGTACTGCAGTGTTGGATATTATTTTTAGATTTTTAGGAAAAATGGGATATCTAGGTAATCTATATCCAAATGTAAGGGGAGGTATTCCTCGTGCTATTGGTGTAGTTCCATTTATTGTATTGTCCTTTTTTATGTTGCCCAAGTGTAACTCAATGATTTTGATTATCGGTATATTTGCATTGATTGATGATATTTTAGGAAGAAAAAAATGTGTTCCACTCGGTATTGAATGGGGTCAACTTTCAAGAGGAATTGGAATTATATTGGTGATGGTTGCAGGTATTATTGAAGGATACTGGATTTCAGCAATACTCATTGCTTTAATGGTTCAACCGCTCAATATTTCAGATATGCAGCCTGGAAGTACTTGTATTGTCACAATGATTATGTCTGTTATTACAATGGTTCTCATGTTGATTGTAGGTTCTCCAATGGTAAGTGAGTTACCTGCTGTTTATACTCCATTATTAATATTCGTTGTATGTGCAGCTTACTCTCCACTTGATTTCTCCGGAAAAATCATGTTGGGTGAAGTTGGAAACCATACATTCGGAGTGGCACTTGGTTTAGCTTTTTATTTAGTTGGAGGATTATGGTCAGTTATTCTACTTGGATTCATAACTGTTGCTTTAATTGCATTTGTCAGAAGAAATACCTTAAGAGTTTTCTTTAGACAGAACTTAAATATAGTAAATCCAACTTTTGGTGATTATTTCATGGATGTATTATCTGGTGGAGGATTAGGTGACTTATTTAGAAGATTGCTTCTTAAAGATAAAAAATATGTCATTACTAATCCTTTATTGATTTCATTAGGATTTAGAAGATTGCTGTTCAATCCTTATGCAACTCATTCAAGAAAATATACTTCTAAAAAAATACCAAAATTAGGAAAGGAGGTGTAA
- a CDS encoding mRNA surveillance protein pelota, whose translation MKIIKQDTKEGIIEIVPETLDDLWHLSHIIVEGDNASSKTTRRIQDNTGDKLRSDRGVKKTFYLGLDIENITFHLFTGKLRLTGTITRGPEDLIPLGSHHTLEVKLNTPITIKKQKWPKWAIKRLNQAIDASKKLSAIIIVLEDDTATIGLMRQFGIEYYGPIKGHVSGKRIIDKNRQKNIVQFYDKVIESIQKFDSIQNIVIAGPGFVKNDFYDYIKDKYKDLAKMSVIESTGSGGRNGICEVLKKGTVEKLTSENRVAQEMGAINRLLAEIGKNSSKIAYGIKQTKNAINLGAVSELLILDTKVASENMGELMDMVENMKGEVMVVSSEHEGGKQLESLGGMAAILRYEIV comes from the coding sequence ATGAAAATTATAAAACAAGATACAAAAGAAGGAATTATTGAAATAGTTCCAGAAACCTTGGATGATTTATGGCATCTATCTCATATAATAGTTGAAGGAGATAATGCATCCTCTAAAACAACAAGACGTATTCAGGATAATACTGGAGATAAATTAAGAAGTGATAGGGGAGTTAAAAAAACATTCTATTTGGGTTTAGATATTGAAAACATCACTTTTCATTTATTCACAGGAAAATTAAGATTGACTGGTACAATCACAAGAGGTCCTGAAGATTTAATTCCTCTTGGATCACACCATACTTTGGAAGTTAAACTTAATACTCCAATAACTATCAAAAAACAGAAATGGCCAAAATGGGCAATAAAAAGACTTAATCAGGCTATTGATGCATCTAAAAAATTATCTGCTATAATCATCGTACTTGAAGATGACACAGCAACCATAGGTTTGATGAGACAGTTTGGAATTGAATATTATGGTCCTATTAAAGGTCATGTGTCTGGTAAGAGGATTATTGATAAAAACAGACAGAAGAATATTGTTCAATTTTATGACAAAGTAATTGAATCAATACAAAAATTCGATTCAATCCAGAATATAGTTATTGCTGGACCTGGTTTTGTTAAAAACGATTTCTATGATTATATTAAAGACAAATATAAGGATTTAGCAAAAATGTCTGTCATTGAATCTACTGGATCTGGAGGTCGCAACGGTATTTGTGAAGTTTTAAAGAAAGGTACTGTTGAAAAATTAACTTCAGAAAATAGGGTTGCTCAGGAAATGGGTGCTATTAACAGATTGCTCGCTGAAATAGGTAAGAATTCATCTAAAATTGCATATGGTATAAAACAAACCAAAAATGCAATTAATCTTGGTGCAGTTAGTGAACTTTTGATTTTGGACACTAAGGTAGCTAGTGAAAATATGGGTGAATTGATGGACATGGTTGAAAACATGAAAGGTGAAGTGATGGTTGTTAGTAGTGAACATGAAGGCGGAAAACAATTGGAGAGTCTTGGGGGCATGGCAGCCATTTTAAGATACGAAATTGTTTAA